A region from the uncultured Holophaga sp. genome encodes:
- a CDS encoding PilT/PilU family type 4a pilus ATPase: protein MAQLDKLLTYILPKGAEALRLEANKPPMLHMPSGVQSPLVANPVPSTMLDLLARELVPAEANHTWQATGEVEFDYYLGEQVFHLQLGRTPLGSFIQATPILKASPQPEPLPVIPEPQATRASLPLPQAPEAQVPEKAQPAVEALPPQPGRHPLADRLFTTLLASQGSDLHCTSFEMPIVRVHGDLEELLDFGLLGPNQLLEMMEALAPPAAWAHFQEKRDADFAYPFEAGNCRFRVNYFMDRLGPGMVCRLIPNQIPDPDQLGLPNAIRDLADLSKGLVLVTGPTGSGKSTTLAAIIDLINRRRRDHILTIEDPIEFVHPRRNCLVNQREVGTHTASFKSGLRAALREDPDVVMVGEMRDLETISIALETAITGHLVFGTLHTSSAIGTIDRIIDQFPADRQAQVRVMLADSLKACISQSLLKRRSGGRVAAIESLFITPAIASLIRDGKAFQIVSAMQTGRAYGQKLMNDALVELIEARQIDPQEGYMKCPDKETYMAALKRHGIDWDPRGDQ from the coding sequence ATGGCCCAGTTGGATAAGCTGCTCACCTACATCCTTCCCAAGGGAGCCGAGGCCCTGAGGCTGGAGGCCAACAAGCCCCCCATGCTCCATATGCCCTCCGGCGTCCAATCGCCCCTGGTGGCCAATCCCGTCCCCTCCACCATGCTCGATCTTCTGGCCCGGGAATTGGTGCCCGCCGAAGCGAACCACACCTGGCAGGCCACAGGGGAGGTCGAGTTCGATTACTACCTCGGCGAGCAGGTCTTCCACCTGCAACTCGGGCGCACCCCGCTGGGCTCCTTCATCCAGGCCACTCCCATCCTCAAGGCCTCCCCCCAACCTGAACCTCTCCCGGTCATTCCTGAGCCCCAGGCCACCCGGGCCTCGCTCCCCCTCCCGCAGGCCCCGGAAGCCCAGGTGCCCGAAAAGGCGCAGCCCGCGGTGGAGGCCCTCCCCCCCCAGCCGGGGCGGCACCCGCTCGCGGATCGCCTCTTCACCACGCTGCTGGCCTCCCAGGGCTCGGATCTCCATTGCACCTCCTTCGAGATGCCCATCGTCCGGGTCCACGGCGACCTGGAGGAGTTGCTGGATTTCGGCCTTCTCGGTCCCAACCAACTGCTGGAGATGATGGAGGCCCTGGCCCCTCCAGCCGCCTGGGCCCACTTCCAGGAGAAGAGGGATGCCGACTTCGCCTATCCCTTCGAGGCGGGGAACTGCCGATTCCGGGTCAACTACTTCATGGACCGCCTGGGGCCGGGCATGGTGTGCCGCCTGATCCCGAATCAGATCCCGGACCCGGACCAGCTGGGTCTTCCGAATGCCATCAGAGACTTGGCGGATCTCTCCAAGGGTCTGGTGCTTGTCACCGGCCCCACAGGCTCGGGCAAGTCCACCACCCTGGCCGCCATCATCGACCTCATCAACCGGCGCCGCCGCGACCACATCCTCACCATCGAGGATCCCATCGAGTTCGTCCACCCCCGGCGGAACTGCCTGGTGAACCAGCGGGAGGTCGGCACCCACACCGCGAGCTTCAAGTCCGGGTTGCGTGCCGCCCTCAGGGAGGACCCCGATGTGGTCATGGTGGGTGAGATGCGGGATCTGGAGACCATCTCCATCGCCCTGGAGACAGCCATCACTGGCCACCTTGTCTTCGGCACCCTGCACACCAGCAGCGCCATCGGGACCATCGACCGCATCATCGACCAGTTCCCGGCCGACCGTCAGGCCCAGGTGCGGGTCATGCTGGCGGACTCCCTCAAGGCCTGCATCAGCCAATCCCTGCTCAAGCGCCGGAGCGGCGGTCGGGTGGCGGCCATCGAGAGCCTCTTCATCACGCCCGCCATCGCCAGCCTGATCCGGGATGGCAAGGCCTTCCAGATCGTCTCAGCGATGCAGACAGGCCGCGCCTATGGGCAGAAGCTCATGAACGACGCCCTGGTGGAGCTCATCGAGGCCAGACAGATCGATCCCCAGGAGGGCTACATGAAGTGCCCCGACAAGGAGACCTACATGGCCGCCCTCAAGCGGCACGGCATTGACTGGGACCCGAGGGGCGATCAGTAG
- the rsmH gene encoding 16S rRNA (cytosine(1402)-N(4))-methyltransferase RsmH encodes MTDEQTPHSRRPRYKGTHPRRFEEKYKELDPTRHEGELQKVMERGHTPAGTHRSICVQEILQVLDPHPGELGLDATLGYGGHTRAILERAVPGLRMLGIDVDPLELPRTEARLRELGFGEELLAVRRMNFAGIVSLPVELGRGFDFILADLGVSSMQIDNPARGFTFKAEGPLDLRLNPRRGQPASALLKALSREDLEELMAENSDEPFARELAEVLSGASITTTSQLARIVKDTLWGHFPAEERQRELRRALQRTFQALRIAVNDEFGVLEQFLDLLPGCLAPGGRVAILTFHSGEDRRVKKAFQAGLRTGLYREAASEPIRPSAEERRANPRSAPAKLRWAIRA; translated from the coding sequence ATGACAGACGAACAGACCCCCCACAGTCGGCGCCCCCGGTACAAGGGCACCCACCCCCGGCGCTTCGAGGAGAAGTACAAGGAGCTGGATCCCACCCGTCACGAGGGGGAACTGCAGAAGGTCATGGAGCGGGGTCACACCCCGGCGGGCACCCACCGCTCCATCTGCGTCCAGGAGATCCTGCAGGTGCTGGATCCCCACCCCGGGGAGCTGGGCCTGGACGCAACGCTGGGCTACGGTGGCCACACCCGTGCCATCCTGGAGCGCGCCGTTCCCGGCCTGAGGATGCTGGGCATCGATGTGGACCCCCTTGAGTTGCCCCGCACCGAGGCCCGTCTGCGCGAGCTGGGCTTTGGCGAAGAGCTGCTCGCCGTGCGCCGCATGAACTTCGCCGGCATCGTGAGCCTTCCGGTGGAGCTGGGCCGGGGCTTCGACTTCATCCTGGCAGACCTGGGGGTTTCCTCCATGCAGATCGACAATCCCGCCCGGGGGTTCACCTTCAAAGCCGAGGGCCCCCTGGACCTGCGGCTCAACCCCAGGCGGGGGCAGCCCGCCTCCGCCCTCCTGAAGGCCCTCTCCCGGGAGGACCTGGAGGAGCTGATGGCGGAGAACTCGGATGAGCCCTTCGCCCGGGAGCTGGCGGAGGTCCTGAGCGGTGCCTCCATCACCACCACCAGCCAGCTGGCCAGGATCGTGAAAGACACCCTCTGGGGCCACTTCCCCGCAGAGGAGCGCCAGCGGGAGCTGCGGCGGGCCCTGCAGCGCACCTTCCAGGCGCTGCGGATCGCCGTCAACGACGAGTTCGGGGTTCTGGAGCAGTTCCTGGATCTGCTGCCGGGCTGCCTGGCGCCTGGGGGGCGGGTGGCCATCTTGACCTTCCACTCCGGGGAGGATCGGCGGGTGAAGAAGGCCTTCCAGGCCGGGTTGCGCACTGGCCTCTACCGGGAGGCCGCTTCCGAGCCCATCCGGCCATCGGCTGAGGAGCGGCGGGCCAACCCCCGCTCGGCTCCCGCCAAGCTCCGCTGGGCCATCCGGGCCTGA
- the sucC gene encoding ADP-forming succinate--CoA ligase subunit beta, which translates to MNIHEWQAKELMKAFRVPVPRGQVASDAREAAELARSFGGRAVVKAQIHAGGRGKGGGVKLAKTSEEAASLFDAMLGMTLVTHQTGPRGRVVRAVYVAETVDIARELYLSLLVDRGASRVTILASTEGGVEIEKVAAETPEKLFKLAIDPATGVGPHHARDLAAALGLHGELFKQVQGFLQNLYTLFIENDCSLVEINPLVVTGEGQLLALDAKVTFDDNALARHPELMAYRDPHEESPEEVEASRYGLNFVKLDGNIGCMVNGAGLAMATMDIIKYCGGEPANFLDVGGGASEETVRNAFGIILRDPAVKAVLVNIFGGIVRCDVVARGIIKAAQDMAIGVPVVVRLEGTNVEEGRRLLAESGLDLRAAQDLGSAAKLAVAAIG; encoded by the coding sequence ATGAACATCCACGAATGGCAGGCCAAGGAGCTCATGAAGGCCTTCAGGGTCCCGGTTCCAAGGGGACAGGTGGCCAGCGACGCCCGGGAGGCGGCAGAGCTTGCCCGCAGCTTCGGCGGCCGGGCGGTGGTGAAGGCCCAGATCCATGCGGGGGGGCGCGGAAAGGGGGGCGGTGTGAAGCTCGCCAAGACCTCCGAGGAGGCGGCTTCCCTCTTTGACGCCATGCTGGGCATGACCCTGGTGACCCATCAGACCGGACCCCGGGGGCGGGTCGTACGTGCAGTCTATGTCGCCGAGACCGTGGACATTGCCCGGGAGCTGTACCTGAGCCTTCTGGTGGACCGCGGGGCTTCCCGGGTCACGATCCTGGCTTCCACTGAAGGGGGAGTGGAGATCGAAAAGGTCGCCGCCGAGACACCTGAGAAGCTCTTCAAGCTGGCCATCGATCCGGCCACCGGGGTGGGTCCCCACCATGCCAGGGATCTGGCGGCCGCCCTTGGGCTCCATGGTGAGCTCTTCAAGCAGGTTCAGGGCTTTCTCCAGAATCTCTACACCTTGTTCATCGAGAATGACTGCTCCCTGGTGGAGATCAACCCCCTGGTGGTGACCGGGGAGGGCCAGCTCCTGGCCCTGGATGCCAAGGTCACCTTCGATGACAACGCCCTGGCCCGCCACCCGGAGCTCATGGCCTACCGCGATCCCCACGAAGAGAGCCCCGAGGAGGTGGAGGCCAGCCGCTACGGCCTGAACTTCGTGAAGCTGGACGGCAATATCGGCTGCATGGTCAATGGGGCCGGTCTCGCCATGGCCACCATGGACATCATCAAATACTGCGGCGGGGAGCCCGCCAACTTCCTGGATGTGGGAGGCGGGGCCTCCGAGGAGACGGTGCGCAATGCCTTCGGCATCATCCTCCGGGATCCGGCGGTGAAGGCGGTGCTGGTCAATATCTTCGGCGGCATCGTCCGCTGCGATGTGGTGGCCCGTGGCATCATCAAGGCCGCCCAGGACATGGCCATCGGAGTTCCGGTGGTGGTGCGCCTGGAGGGGACCAACGTGGAAGAGGGCCGTCGCCTTCTGGCGGAGAGTGGCCTGGATCTCCGTGCGGCGCAGGACCTGGGATCAGCGGCCAAACTGGCCGTGGCGGCCATCGGCTGA